The following are encoded together in the Pedobacter steynii genome:
- the rocD gene encoding ornithine--oxo-acid transaminase: MKISANLSKSEELIEKEERYGAHNYHPLPVVLKKGKGVFVWDVEEMRYYDFLSAYSAVNQGHCHPRIINALKEQAEELTLTSRAFHSDKLGDFEEFVCNLFGYDKSLIMNSGVEAVETAMKLCRKWAYQIKGISPDQAKIVFAEGNFHGRTISVISASNDESAKKDFGPFVGGITHVPYNDVEAFEALLKADKNIAGFIVEPIQGEAGVVVPDADYLVRIKALCQAYNVLFIADEIQTGIARTGSMLATYDVNSEDKSNQPDILILGKAISGGVLPVSAVLANDEIMLTIKPGEHGSTYGGNPLACAVSKEALQVVIDENLAENADRLGKLFRAGLENIATKTDLIQSVRGKGLLNAIVINCAEESDMAWNICMKFKENGLLAKPTHGNKIRFAPPLVITEEQIIESLDIIERSLLSVA; the protein is encoded by the coding sequence ATGAAAATTTCAGCAAATTTAAGCAAAAGCGAGGAGCTAATAGAAAAAGAAGAAAGATATGGTGCACATAATTACCATCCTCTGCCTGTTGTCCTTAAAAAAGGAAAAGGCGTCTTCGTTTGGGATGTTGAAGAAATGAGGTATTATGATTTTCTTTCCGCCTATTCAGCTGTGAACCAGGGGCATTGTCACCCGAGGATCATCAACGCACTTAAAGAACAGGCTGAAGAACTTACCCTGACTTCCAGGGCATTTCATAGCGACAAATTGGGTGATTTTGAAGAATTCGTCTGTAACCTCTTTGGTTATGATAAATCATTGATCATGAATTCCGGAGTGGAAGCAGTGGAAACGGCGATGAAACTTTGCAGAAAATGGGCTTACCAGATCAAAGGCATCAGCCCGGATCAGGCAAAGATTGTCTTTGCCGAAGGAAATTTTCATGGCAGGACCATTTCTGTCATCTCCGCCTCTAACGATGAAAGCGCAAAGAAAGACTTTGGTCCCTTTGTAGGTGGAATCACTCATGTTCCTTACAATGATGTGGAGGCTTTTGAAGCCTTGTTAAAAGCAGATAAAAATATTGCGGGTTTTATCGTGGAGCCCATTCAGGGTGAAGCCGGCGTAGTGGTACCAGATGCCGACTACCTGGTACGCATTAAAGCCCTTTGTCAGGCTTACAATGTCTTGTTCATAGCTGATGAAATCCAGACTGGAATTGCACGTACCGGAAGCATGCTGGCTACCTACGATGTTAATTCTGAAGATAAAAGCAACCAGCCGGATATTCTGATACTGGGGAAAGCCATTTCAGGCGGGGTATTACCGGTTTCAGCAGTGCTGGCTAACGACGAGATCATGCTCACCATTAAGCCTGGCGAACATGGCTCAACCTATGGAGGAAATCCTTTGGCCTGTGCCGTTTCGAAAGAGGCCTTACAGGTAGTCATAGATGAAAATCTTGCCGAAAATGCGGATAGACTTGGAAAACTGTTCAGGGCAGGATTAGAAAATATTGCCACAAAAACAGACCTGATCCAATCGGTAAGAGGTAAAGGATTATTGAATGCAATTGTCATCAATTGCGCAGAAGAATCTGATATGGCCTGGAACATCTGCATGAAGTTTAAAGAGAATGGCTTACTTGCAAAACCTACTCATGGAAATAAAATCCGTTTCGCTCCCCCATTGGTGATTACGGAAGAACAAATTATTGAAAGCCTGGACATTATCGAGCGATCATTGCTCAGTGTGGCTTAG
- a CDS encoding Lrp/AsnC family transcriptional regulator gives MDHIDEFDIQILKQLEIDGRMAYSAIATTLGVSNTMVHQRISRLTEQGILTGIKPVLDEKKIGYDWGAFTGITLEKDHDSNRIIEELKKIPEITECYYISGTYTLYLKIIAKNHEHMRQILYEKIDNIPGIAKTDSIMELGCAFKRNIIL, from the coding sequence ATGGACCACATTGATGAATTTGACATCCAAATATTAAAACAACTGGAAATAGATGGACGAATGGCTTATTCGGCTATCGCAACCACGCTTGGCGTATCCAACACCATGGTTCATCAGCGGATATCCAGGTTAACCGAACAGGGTATCTTAACCGGGATTAAACCTGTTCTGGACGAGAAGAAGATTGGGTACGACTGGGGCGCTTTTACCGGGATTACACTCGAAAAAGACCATGATTCCAACCGGATTATTGAAGAGTTAAAGAAAATTCCGGAGATTACGGAGTGTTATTATATTAGCGGTACGTATACTTTATACCTGAAAATCATTGCCAAAAATCATGAGCACATGAGGCAAATTCTCTATGAAAAAATCGACAATATCCCCGGTATTGCCAAAACAGACTCTATCATGGAATTGGGCTGTGCATTTAAAAGAAATATCATCCTGTAA